The Burkholderia ambifaria AMMD genome includes a region encoding these proteins:
- a CDS encoding helix-turn-helix domain-containing protein: MTTPSIPPFPGCDDFALASGGAPFEWTRSSIEVATDGSVSQRIEFWREMILRLFADVQIAAVQKDDFFGRVRQRKCDKLRISDIHASEQAVTRRFRQARSEYEDKYFAVLMLEGSQSVEQDGKIVTLRPGDFAVYDATRPHHLQFGQSWREIVVSIPRTTLNQLVVGMEHRTACPMPTGQGVGYVMRGFLEQMSSQIRHVSEEEMLQLSDTAISLIAMTIGSLQRNDVAQSRMKALTLTRVKRHLLEHLRDPDLNPTMVEQATGISSRYINKLFEAENTSLMRYIWNLRLERCAEDLANPQCGVLRVSDIALRWGFNDMSHFSRAFRERFAVAPRAWRRQGGAEAAS, encoded by the coding sequence ATGACAACACCTTCGATCCCTCCCTTCCCTGGTTGCGACGACTTCGCCCTCGCGTCAGGCGGTGCGCCGTTCGAATGGACGCGTTCGTCGATCGAGGTCGCGACCGACGGCTCTGTCAGCCAGCGCATCGAATTCTGGCGCGAGATGATCCTGCGCCTGTTTGCGGATGTGCAGATCGCGGCCGTCCAGAAAGACGATTTCTTTGGCCGGGTGCGGCAGCGCAAGTGCGACAAGCTGCGGATCTCGGATATCCACGCGAGCGAGCAGGCGGTGACCCGGCGCTTTCGTCAGGCGCGTAGCGAGTACGAGGACAAGTATTTCGCGGTACTGATGCTCGAGGGTAGCCAGTCGGTCGAACAGGACGGCAAGATCGTCACACTGCGTCCCGGTGATTTCGCGGTGTATGACGCGACCAGGCCGCATCACCTGCAGTTCGGCCAGTCGTGGCGCGAAATCGTCGTCAGCATTCCGCGCACGACGCTCAACCAGCTCGTCGTCGGGATGGAGCACCGTACCGCTTGCCCGATGCCGACCGGGCAAGGCGTCGGCTACGTGATGCGCGGGTTTCTCGAACAGATGTCGTCGCAGATCCGCCACGTGTCCGAGGAAGAGATGCTGCAGTTGTCGGATACCGCGATCTCGCTGATCGCGATGACAATCGGGAGCCTGCAGCGCAACGACGTCGCGCAGTCGCGGATGAAGGCGCTGACGCTCACGCGCGTGAAACGGCATCTGCTCGAACATCTGCGCGACCCGGACTTGAACCCCACGATGGTCGAGCAGGCGACCGGGATATCGTCGCGGTACATCAACAAGCTGTTCGAGGCGGAGAACACCTCGCTGATGCGCTACATATGGAACCTGCGGCTCGAACGGTGCGCGGAAGATCTCGCGAATCCGCAATGCGGGGTGCTGCGTGTGTCCGACATCGCGTTGCGCTGGGGATTCAACGACATGTCGCATTTCAGCCGGGCGTTCCGCGAACGGTTCGCGGTGGCGCCGCGCGCGTGGCGCCGGCAAGGTGGTGCGGAGGCGGCGAGTTGA
- a CDS encoding twin transmembrane helix small protein → MKIALVSVAFALIIGSLIFALYFMNHDRGRSKRMAWSLAARVGLSITLFLSLLIAYRLGWIEPTGLPIGR, encoded by the coding sequence ATGAAGATTGCGCTGGTTTCGGTGGCGTTCGCGCTGATTATCGGAAGCCTGATTTTCGCGCTGTATTTCATGAATCACGACCGCGGCAGAAGCAAGCGGATGGCGTGGTCGCTCGCGGCGCGCGTCGGATTGTCGATCACGCTGTTCCTGTCGCTGCTGATCGCGTACCGGCTCGGGTGGATCGAGCCGACGGGGCTGCCGATCGGCAGGTGA
- a CDS encoding YoaK family protein has translation MPAQYFRSLTGKHRSATANRQLGFSLAFVAGAANAGGYLAVKQYTSHMSGIVSAIADQTALGDIQLALAGISSLGSFLIGASCSAILVNWGRRRGLQSQFVLPLLVEAVLLLLFGLLGSHLALWETFFVPVTVTLLCFIMGLQNATITKLSGAEIRTTHVTGIVTDLGIELGKLFYWNRSAVDVDAHAVIANRSKLRIHATMLASFFVGGLAGAIGFKHVGYVVTVPLACLLVMLAAMPLIDDLLAWLERRR, from the coding sequence ATGCCAGCGCAGTACTTTCGAAGCCTCACCGGAAAACACCGCAGCGCGACCGCGAACCGTCAGCTCGGCTTTTCGCTGGCCTTCGTCGCGGGCGCGGCCAACGCCGGCGGCTACCTGGCGGTCAAGCAATACACGTCGCACATGAGCGGCATCGTGTCGGCGATCGCCGACCAGACGGCGCTCGGCGACATCCAGCTCGCGCTGGCCGGCATCAGTTCGCTGGGGTCGTTCCTGATCGGCGCCAGCTGCTCGGCGATCCTCGTCAACTGGGGGCGGCGCCGCGGCCTGCAGAGCCAGTTCGTGCTGCCGCTGCTGGTCGAAGCCGTGCTGCTGCTCCTGTTCGGGCTGCTCGGCAGCCATCTCGCGCTGTGGGAAACGTTCTTCGTGCCGGTCACGGTCACGCTGCTGTGCTTCATCATGGGTCTGCAGAACGCGACGATCACGAAGCTGTCGGGCGCGGAAATCCGCACGACACACGTGACCGGCATCGTGACCGACCTCGGCATCGAGCTCGGCAAGCTGTTCTACTGGAATCGCTCGGCCGTCGACGTGGACGCGCACGCGGTGATCGCCAACCGTTCCAAACTGAGGATTCACGCGACGATGCTCGCGTCGTTCTTCGTCGGCGGGCTCGCCGGCGCGATCGGCTTCAAGCATGTCGGCTACGTGGTGACCGTGCCGCTCGCCTGCCTGCTCGTGATGCTCGCGGCGATGCCGCTGATCGACGACCTGCTTGCGTGGCTCGAACGCCGGCGTTGA
- a CDS encoding ribbon-helix-helix protein, CopG family produces the protein METKTARLTVLIDPAKKEAFEMLCAEQDLTPSQVVRQLIREYLDKHGVTYKTKSVLGKRMK, from the coding sequence ATGGAAACGAAAACCGCCCGCCTGACCGTCCTGATCGATCCCGCCAAGAAAGAAGCGTTCGAAATGCTCTGCGCGGAGCAGGATCTCACGCCGTCGCAAGTCGTGCGTCAGTTGATCCGCGAGTATCTCGACAAGCACGGCGTCACGTACAAGACGAAGAGCGTGCTCGGCAAGCGGATGAAGTAA
- a CDS encoding spermidine synthase translates to MSEDRISYDAFVRFLAMPLNDGRPFVLETKHTVSLHFDHFGTQSFMSLKDPVRLELGYTRVMMGFLLLQPAPARICMIGLGGGSLAKYCYRHLPDTAIDAVEINPDVIALRDVFRIPQDDARFAVICADGADYVGRPEVKADVILHDAFVADGMPGRCTGAAFFDACRARLSETGVLAINFMDDDPALPRHLAQLREVFDASYALLPCGDDNNFIAFAWKNGNPLPSLRILLERALGFASAGELKLSPTARRMKEGEGIAPERLVWRAREHPRWEICT, encoded by the coding sequence ATGAGCGAGGATCGAATTTCCTATGACGCATTCGTGCGGTTTCTGGCAATGCCATTGAACGACGGCCGCCCGTTCGTGCTCGAGACCAAGCACACGGTCTCGCTGCACTTCGACCACTTCGGCACGCAGAGCTTCATGTCGCTGAAGGATCCGGTCCGGCTCGAACTCGGCTATACGCGCGTGATGATGGGTTTCCTGCTGCTGCAGCCGGCGCCCGCGCGCATCTGCATGATCGGGCTCGGCGGCGGGTCGCTGGCGAAGTACTGCTATCGGCACCTGCCCGATACGGCGATCGACGCGGTCGAGATCAACCCGGACGTAATCGCGCTGCGCGACGTGTTCAGGATTCCGCAAGACGACGCGCGCTTCGCCGTGATCTGCGCGGATGGCGCGGACTACGTCGGCCGGCCGGAGGTCAAGGCCGACGTGATCCTGCACGACGCGTTCGTCGCCGACGGCATGCCGGGCCGCTGCACGGGCGCCGCCTTTTTCGACGCGTGCCGTGCGCGGCTGAGCGAAACGGGCGTGCTCGCGATCAATTTCATGGACGACGATCCGGCGTTGCCGCGGCATCTCGCGCAATTGCGCGAGGTGTTCGACGCTTCGTATGCGCTGCTGCCGTGCGGCGACGACAACAACTTCATCGCGTTCGCGTGGAAGAACGGCAACCCGCTGCCGTCGCTGCGCATCCTGCTCGAACGCGCGCTGGGGTTCGCGTCGGCCGGCGAGCTCAAGCTGTCGCCCACCGCCCGGCGCATGAAGGAAGGGGAGGGCATCGCTCCCGAGCGGCTCGTGTGGCGCGCGCGTGAACACCCGCGATGGGAAATCTGCACCTGA
- a CDS encoding zinc ribbon domain-containing protein YjdM yields MNAAPACPQCAMENTYPDGTLTVCADCGYEWSAGAGADAGDEPAGDVVKDANGNVLSDGDSVVLIKDLRVKGSSITLKMGTKVKSIRLVGGDHEVDCKTDMGGFMLKACYLKKV; encoded by the coding sequence ATGAACGCCGCCCCCGCCTGCCCGCAATGCGCGATGGAAAACACCTACCCGGACGGCACGCTGACCGTGTGCGCGGACTGCGGATATGAATGGTCGGCCGGTGCCGGCGCGGACGCCGGCGACGAACCGGCCGGCGACGTCGTCAAGGACGCGAACGGCAACGTGCTGTCGGACGGCGATTCGGTCGTGCTGATCAAGGACTTGCGCGTGAAGGGCTCGTCGATCACGTTGAAGATGGGCACCAAGGTCAAGAGCATCCGGCTCGTCGGCGGCGATCACGAAGTCGATTGCAAGACCGACATGGGCGGCTTCATGCTGAAGGCGTGCTACCTGAAGAAGGTCTGA
- a CDS encoding HPr family phosphocarrier protein: MATVVYVEIGSAWNRDRALASRDAIVAAAHRFKSDILLLANGLSGSAKDATAIAALQMHGGTSAQVLATGPDEEAALHALLPLLQAG; the protein is encoded by the coding sequence GTGGCAACCGTCGTCTACGTTGAAATCGGCTCCGCATGGAACCGCGACCGCGCGCTTGCGTCCCGCGACGCGATCGTCGCGGCGGCACACCGCTTCAAAAGCGACATCCTGCTGCTCGCCAACGGGCTCAGCGGCAGCGCGAAGGACGCGACGGCCATCGCCGCGCTGCAGATGCATGGCGGCACGTCCGCGCAGGTGCTCGCCACCGGGCCCGACGAGGAAGCCGCGCTCCACGCGCTGCTGCCTTTGCTGCAGGCGGGTTGA
- a CDS encoding GNAT family N-acetyltransferase, whose translation MERRMTFSALPPVMSPPVLDTPRLILEGHPLGDFDALAAMWAEPTVVAHIFNGQPSAPRDSWMRLLAYRGLWPLLGYGYWAIREKASGRYVGDLGFADFHRAVEPSIRGVPEAGWALASWAHGKGYASEALSHALDWLDAQNRFERSVCLIAPTNVASIRVAEKAGYVDPLRIRFNDADSLLFSRARR comes from the coding sequence ATGGAACGCCGAATGACATTCAGCGCGCTGCCGCCCGTCATGTCCCCGCCGGTTCTCGACACCCCCCGCCTGATACTCGAAGGCCACCCGCTCGGCGACTTCGACGCGCTCGCCGCGATGTGGGCCGAGCCGACCGTCGTCGCGCACATCTTCAACGGCCAGCCGTCCGCGCCGCGCGACTCGTGGATGCGACTGCTCGCCTATCGCGGGCTGTGGCCGCTGCTCGGCTACGGCTACTGGGCGATTCGCGAGAAGGCGTCGGGCCGCTACGTCGGCGATCTCGGCTTCGCGGACTTCCACCGCGCGGTCGAGCCGTCGATTCGCGGCGTGCCGGAAGCCGGGTGGGCGCTCGCGAGCTGGGCGCACGGCAAAGGCTACGCAAGCGAAGCGCTGTCGCACGCGCTCGACTGGCTCGATGCGCAGAACCGGTTCGAACGCAGCGTATGCCTGATCGCGCCGACCAACGTCGCGTCGATCCGCGTCGCGGAGAAGGCCGGGTACGTCGATCCGCTACGGATCCGCTTCAACGACGCCGATTCGCTGCTGTTTTCGCGCGCGCGCAGGTAA
- a CDS encoding efflux transporter outer membrane subunit — MTMNRQRGSRRHALQPLGLAAMLAACAALAGCTVGPDFKPPQADVPANWHDLRASAAAGSPASGASPASGESGVSGASGASGAAAASGTSGTSRASAAGAHAPSSPTTGADPAPRWWRAFGDPLLDRLVERAARDNLDVQAAVLRIAQARAQVRAAAAQGLPNVRANASYQREQLGLKGIIEEQGIDQRVDRLGAPGSPLDRFGPGTGASVQQGARAAIDSLEAPVNVWQAGFDASWELDLFGRVRRSVESAGAQASAAVASRDDALLSLEAEVAQTYLQLRGAEAQRALADDLQRAQRDLLDLTREQAAHGLASDLDVRSADARLAQIRAQLPQFDQQIVLLRNGLAYLVGGAPGALDDWLDAPRALPGVPPTVPVGLPSTLARRRPDIRRAEAELHAATADVGVAVAQFYPDISLTGQVGLRAAHVRELAHWSHLFYSFGPAVSLPIFSGGQLVSNLRLSQARQAEAALAYRRAVLVALRDVDNALAVYRTDQARAAALDDAVKAEQGALELARDRYRKGLSPFLDVLDAERQWSEGRQQAVQGALQTTTDLVALYKALGGGWQTTGPAADAATVGAVAPSRADMTRAQ, encoded by the coding sequence ATGACGATGAATCGACAGCGCGGCAGCCGCCGGCATGCGCTGCAACCGCTCGGCCTCGCCGCGATGCTGGCGGCCTGCGCGGCGCTCGCGGGCTGTACCGTCGGGCCGGATTTCAAGCCGCCGCAGGCGGATGTGCCGGCGAACTGGCATGACCTGCGGGCGTCGGCTGCGGCGGGATCGCCGGCGTCGGGCGCATCGCCGGCATCGGGTGAATCGGGCGTGTCGGGCGCATCGGGTGCATCGGGTGCGGCGGCCGCATCGGGTACATCGGGTACATCGCGCGCGTCGGCCGCCGGCGCGCACGCGCCATCGTCGCCGACGACCGGCGCCGATCCCGCCCCGCGCTGGTGGCGCGCGTTCGGCGATCCGCTGCTCGATCGCCTCGTCGAGCGTGCCGCGCGCGACAACCTCGACGTGCAGGCGGCCGTGCTGCGCATCGCGCAGGCGCGTGCGCAGGTTCGCGCGGCCGCCGCGCAGGGCTTGCCGAACGTGCGGGCGAACGCGAGCTATCAGCGCGAACAGTTGGGCCTGAAAGGCATCATCGAGGAACAGGGTATCGACCAGCGCGTCGATCGTCTCGGCGCGCCCGGTTCACCGCTCGACCGCTTCGGGCCGGGCACCGGCGCGAGCGTGCAGCAGGGCGCACGCGCCGCGATCGATTCGCTCGAAGCGCCGGTCAATGTGTGGCAGGCCGGGTTCGACGCATCGTGGGAACTCGACCTGTTCGGGCGCGTGCGTCGCTCGGTCGAATCGGCCGGCGCGCAGGCGAGCGCCGCGGTCGCGAGCCGCGACGATGCGCTGCTGTCGCTGGAGGCCGAAGTCGCGCAGACCTATCTGCAACTGCGCGGCGCCGAAGCGCAACGCGCGCTGGCCGACGACCTGCAACGCGCGCAGCGCGACCTGCTGGATCTCACGCGCGAGCAGGCCGCGCACGGTCTCGCGAGCGACCTCGACGTGCGCAGCGCCGACGCGCGGCTCGCGCAGATTCGTGCGCAGCTGCCGCAGTTCGACCAGCAGATCGTGCTGCTGCGCAATGGCCTCGCGTATTTGGTCGGAGGGGCCCCGGGCGCGCTCGACGACTGGCTCGACGCGCCGCGCGCGTTGCCGGGCGTGCCGCCCACCGTGCCGGTGGGGCTGCCGTCGACGCTGGCGCGCCGGCGGCCCGACATTCGCCGCGCGGAGGCCGAGCTGCATGCGGCGACCGCCGATGTCGGCGTCGCGGTCGCGCAGTTCTATCCGGACATCTCGCTGACCGGGCAGGTCGGGTTGCGCGCGGCGCACGTGCGCGAGCTCGCGCACTGGTCGCATCTGTTCTACTCGTTCGGGCCGGCCGTATCGCTGCCGATTTTTTCGGGCGGGCAACTCGTATCGAACCTGCGGCTATCGCAGGCGCGCCAGGCCGAAGCGGCGCTCGCCTATCGACGGGCCGTGCTCGTCGCGCTGCGCGACGTCGACAACGCGCTGGCCGTCTACCGCACCGACCAGGCGCGCGCGGCCGCGCTCGACGACGCGGTCAAGGCCGAGCAGGGCGCGCTGGAACTCGCGCGCGATCGTTACCGGAAGGGGTTGTCGCCGTTCCTCGACGTGCTCGACGCCGAGCGGCAATGGTCGGAGGGGCGGCAGCAGGCGGTGCAGGGGGCGTTGCAGACGACGACCGATCTCGTCGCGCTGTACAAGGCGCTGGGCGGCGGCTGGCAGACGACCGGGCCGGCGGCGGATGCGGCTACGGTCGGCGCGGTGGCGCCATCGCGAGCCGATATGACGCGGGCGCAATAG
- a CDS encoding DHA2 family efflux MFS transporter permease subunit — MNRPSDRPPNGASSSGGAWRPAANPWVIAIVVTLAAFMEVLDTTIVNVALPHIAGTMSASYDEATWTLTSYLVANGIVLPISGFLGRLLGRKRYFLLCIAAFTVCSFLCGVATNLGELIVFRVLQGLFGGGLQPNQQSIILDTFPPEQRNRAFSISAIAIVVAPVLGPTLGGWITDHFSWRWVFLLNVPIGALTVLAVMQLVEDPPWRRGAERGISVDYIGIGLIAIGLGCLQVMLDRGEDEDWFGSNFIRVFAVLSALGLIGATLWLLRVKKPVVDLSCLRDRNFALGCVTIATFAAVLYGSAVIVPQLAQQHLGYTATLAGLVLSPGALLITLEIPLVSRLMPHVQTRYLVGFGFVLLSVALVYSRLLVPDIDYRHLVMIRCAQSLAIGFMFVPITTLAYLTVPQRLNDDASALFTMFRNVAGSIGISVSTALIRERTQARMAHLSTHMSPLSQNFQDALHENARAIGALSGVPPPAALQTATGRLYETFISQATILAYIDVFAILAVFCAFSIPLTFLFSPVKAARGAGGH; from the coding sequence ATGAACCGGCCGTCCGACCGGCCGCCCAACGGGGCCTCTTCGTCCGGCGGCGCGTGGCGGCCCGCCGCGAACCCGTGGGTCATCGCGATCGTCGTCACGCTCGCCGCGTTCATGGAGGTGCTCGACACGACGATCGTCAACGTCGCGCTGCCGCATATCGCCGGGACGATGTCGGCGAGCTACGACGAGGCGACCTGGACGCTCACGTCATACCTCGTCGCGAACGGCATCGTGCTGCCGATTTCCGGCTTCCTCGGGCGCCTGCTCGGCCGCAAGCGCTACTTCCTGCTGTGCATCGCCGCGTTCACCGTGTGCTCGTTCCTGTGCGGCGTCGCGACCAACCTGGGCGAACTGATCGTGTTCCGCGTGCTGCAGGGCCTCTTCGGCGGCGGGCTGCAGCCGAACCAGCAGTCGATCATCCTCGACACGTTTCCGCCCGAACAGCGCAACCGCGCGTTCTCGATCTCGGCGATCGCGATCGTCGTCGCGCCGGTGCTCGGGCCGACGCTCGGCGGCTGGATCACCGATCATTTCTCGTGGCGCTGGGTGTTCCTGCTCAACGTGCCGATCGGCGCGCTGACCGTGCTCGCGGTGATGCAGCTCGTCGAGGATCCGCCGTGGCGACGCGGCGCCGAGCGCGGGATCTCGGTCGACTACATCGGCATCGGGCTGATCGCGATCGGGCTCGGCTGCCTGCAGGTGATGCTCGATCGCGGCGAGGACGAGGACTGGTTCGGATCGAACTTCATCCGCGTCTTTGCGGTGCTGTCGGCACTCGGCCTGATCGGCGCGACGCTGTGGCTGCTGCGTGTGAAGAAGCCGGTGGTCGATCTGTCGTGCCTGCGCGACCGCAACTTCGCGCTCGGCTGCGTGACCATCGCGACGTTCGCGGCCGTGCTGTACGGCAGCGCGGTGATCGTCCCGCAACTCGCGCAGCAGCACCTCGGCTATACGGCGACGCTCGCGGGCCTCGTGCTGTCGCCCGGCGCGTTGCTCATCACGCTGGAAATCCCGCTCGTGAGCCGGCTGATGCCGCACGTGCAGACGCGCTATCTGGTCGGCTTCGGTTTCGTGCTGCTGTCGGTCGCACTCGTCTATTCGCGGCTGCTGGTGCCGGACATCGATTACCGGCACCTGGTGATGATCCGCTGCGCGCAGTCGCTCGCGATCGGCTTCATGTTCGTGCCGATCACGACGCTCGCGTACCTGACCGTCCCGCAGCGGCTCAACGACGACGCCTCCGCGCTGTTCACGATGTTCCGCAACGTCGCGGGCTCGATCGGCATCTCGGTGTCGACCGCGCTGATCCGCGAGCGGACGCAGGCGCGCATGGCGCACCTGTCCACGCACATGTCGCCGCTGTCGCAGAACTTTCAGGACGCGCTGCACGAGAACGCGCGCGCGATCGGCGCGCTGTCGGGCGTGCCGCCGCCGGCCGCGCTGCAAACCGCGACCGGCCGGCTGTACGAGACGTTCATCTCGCAGGCGACGATCCTCGCGTATATCGACGTGTTCGCGATCCTCGCGGTGTTCTGCGCGTTCAGCATTCCGCTGACGTTCCTGTTCTCGCCGGTGAAGGCCGCACGCGGCGCGGGAGGGCATTGA
- a CDS encoding HlyD family secretion protein: MPDATLFPLSIHERFRVVLRRAFTPGRRGAWALPVAIPLPYAAAASTELAPPTITRAGDGNADSGHGGRTGAGRHDERDTDAPGGGGGDGHPHDDRGGRTGGDGDGGNGAGEGERKRPGKKPLIILGAVAVVLVIAGLVWWLATRNQESTDDAYTDGNAVAVAPHVSGYVTRLAVDDNTYVHRGDVLVEIDPRDYRAQVDAARAQLGLAQAQLDASRVQLDIAHVQFPAQYKQARAQIESAEAAYRQALAAQERQRAVDARATSQQAIDAADAQRASADANVAMAQAQARTASLVPQQIRQAETAVEERRQQVLAARAQLDTANLNLSYCEVRAPSDGWVTRRNVQLGSYLQAGASVFSVVTPRVWITANFKESQLERMRIGDRVDVSVDAYPDLDLHGHVDSIQLGSGARFSAFPAENATGNFVKIVQRVPVKIVLDGPLPNNPPLGLGLSAEPTVHLK, translated from the coding sequence ATGCCCGATGCGACCCTGTTCCCGTTGTCCATTCATGAGCGATTCCGCGTCGTGCTGCGCCGCGCGTTCACGCCGGGACGACGCGGTGCGTGGGCGCTGCCGGTAGCTATTCCGCTCCCATACGCGGCCGCAGCATCTACGGAGCTTGCACCGCCCACCATCACCCGCGCCGGCGACGGCAACGCCGACAGCGGCCACGGCGGGCGCACCGGAGCCGGCCGCCACGACGAACGCGACACCGATGCGCCGGGCGGCGGCGGGGGCGACGGCCATCCGCACGACGATCGCGGCGGCCGCACCGGCGGCGATGGCGACGGCGGCAACGGCGCAGGTGAAGGCGAACGCAAGCGACCGGGCAAGAAGCCGTTGATCATCCTCGGCGCGGTGGCGGTCGTGCTGGTGATCGCGGGGCTCGTGTGGTGGCTCGCGACGCGCAATCAGGAAAGCACCGACGATGCATACACGGACGGCAACGCGGTGGCCGTTGCGCCGCATGTCTCCGGCTACGTGACACGGCTCGCCGTCGACGACAACACCTACGTGCACCGCGGCGACGTGCTGGTCGAGATCGATCCGCGCGACTACCGTGCGCAGGTCGACGCGGCGCGCGCGCAACTCGGCCTCGCGCAGGCGCAGCTCGATGCGTCGCGCGTGCAGCTCGACATCGCGCACGTGCAATTCCCGGCCCAGTACAAGCAGGCGCGTGCCCAGATCGAATCGGCGGAAGCCGCGTACCGGCAGGCGCTCGCCGCGCAGGAGCGGCAGCGTGCGGTCGATGCGCGCGCAACCTCGCAGCAGGCGATCGACGCGGCCGACGCGCAGCGGGCGAGCGCCGATGCGAACGTCGCGATGGCGCAAGCCCAGGCGCGCACCGCGAGCCTCGTGCCGCAGCAGATCCGCCAGGCCGAAACGGCCGTCGAGGAGCGTCGCCAGCAGGTACTGGCGGCACGTGCGCAACTCGATACGGCGAACCTCAACCTGTCGTACTGCGAAGTGCGCGCACCGTCCGACGGCTGGGTCACGCGCAGGAACGTTCAACTCGGCTCGTACCTGCAAGCCGGCGCGTCGGTCTTCTCGGTCGTCACGCCGCGCGTATGGATCACTGCGAACTTCAAGGAATCCCAACTGGAGCGGATGCGCATCGGCGATCGCGTCGACGTGTCGGTCGACGCGTATCCCGATCTCGATCTGCACGGTCACGTCGACAGCATCCAGCTCGGCAGCGGCGCGCGCTTCTCCGCGTTTCCGGCCGAGAACGCGACCGGCAACTTCGTGAAGATCGTGCAGCGCGTGCCCGTGAAGATCGTGCTCGACGGTCCGCTGCCGAACAATCCGCCGCTCGGTCTCGGCCTGTCGGCCGAACCGACCGTGCACCTGAAATGA
- a CDS encoding BON domain-containing protein → MTSRTRSNNPLLNLAVAVACGAAAMYFLDPASGRRRRAYVRDKAAASRHGVLDYANTQAKRAADRARGAIAGLRADWLSGDADDVVLAERVRAALGHLVGRARDVDVSVSHGHVRLSGQVEEAERHAIVDGIAAVHGVKAVEDAMGARSEYKAPPGGPVH, encoded by the coding sequence ATGACTTCCAGAACGCGTTCGAACAATCCGTTGTTGAATCTAGCGGTGGCCGTGGCGTGCGGCGCGGCGGCGATGTACTTCCTCGATCCGGCCTCGGGCCGGCGGCGGCGCGCCTACGTGCGCGACAAGGCGGCGGCGAGCCGGCACGGTGTGCTCGACTATGCGAACACGCAGGCGAAGCGGGCGGCTGACCGCGCGCGCGGCGCGATCGCCGGGCTGCGCGCCGACTGGCTCTCGGGCGATGCGGACGACGTGGTGCTCGCCGAACGCGTACGCGCCGCGCTGGGCCATCTGGTCGGCCGCGCGCGCGACGTCGACGTGAGCGTTTCGCACGGGCATGTGCGCTTGAGCGGGCAGGTGGAGGAAGCGGAACGGCATGCCATCGTCGACGGCATCGCCGCGGTGCATGGCGTGAAGGCCGTCGAGGACGCGATGGGCGCACGCAGCGAATACAAGGCGCCGCCCGGCGGCCCCGTGCACTGA
- a CDS encoding FRG domain-containing protein has product MGRERRVMDHTIDSVADYMAAIGAAHATTASRLFRGQCNAGWPLVPSIARQRASPDVEAQMLDEFTRRALPHLDPAPNLDACDWLALAQQHGMRTRLLDWSGNALAALWFAVRSANGIGADGAVWCLSHDAEDIATAAERHAPLQVTRTKVFRPRHVMPRITAQDGWFTIHRYDADAQGFAPLDEDPDLAGRLVRIVVPGERFGAIRRELAGVGVSIGTIFPDLDGIAQLTDIRFFPDDEDTHAPR; this is encoded by the coding sequence ATGGGACGTGAACGACGCGTGATGGACCACACGATCGACAGTGTCGCCGACTATATGGCCGCGATCGGCGCGGCGCACGCTACCACGGCCTCGCGGCTGTTTCGCGGGCAGTGCAACGCCGGCTGGCCGCTCGTGCCGAGCATCGCGCGTCAGCGCGCGTCGCCGGACGTGGAAGCGCAAATGCTCGACGAATTCACGCGGCGCGCGCTGCCGCATCTCGATCCGGCCCCGAACCTCGATGCGTGCGACTGGCTCGCGCTCGCGCAGCAGCATGGGATGCGCACGCGGCTGCTGGACTGGTCCGGCAATGCGCTGGCCGCGCTGTGGTTCGCGGTCAGGAGCGCGAACGGTATCGGGGCCGACGGCGCGGTGTGGTGCCTGTCGCACGATGCCGAGGACATCGCGACCGCGGCCGAGCGCCACGCGCCGTTGCAGGTGACGCGCACCAAGGTGTTCCGGCCGCGACACGTGATGCCGAGAATTACCGCGCAGGACGGCTGGTTCACGATCCACCGCTACGACGCCGACGCGCAGGGTTTCGCGCCGCTCGACGAGGATCCGGACCTGGCCGGGCGCCTTGTCCGCATCGTCGTGCCGGGCGAGCGCTTCGGCGCGATCCGCCGCGAACTGGCCGGCGTCGGCGTCAGCATCGGCACGATCTTCCCGGACCTCGACGGCATTGCGCAACTAACGGACATCCGCTTTTTCCCCGACGACGAGGATACGCATGCGCCACGGTGA